The Raphanus sativus cultivar WK10039 chromosome 2, ASM80110v3, whole genome shotgun sequence genome includes a region encoding these proteins:
- the LOC108824280 gene encoding uncharacterized protein LOC108824280, producing the protein MVDGSLKLEVSFLNALLIPDMFPLLSAAQKALVSKSRDSLSTRTLHSELVYDYSGSKHIRESLNRCGISESSTYILAARFNASPLEMEEVAKLISGKEIDLEELKTKANQANILKHYKITSQELGISSLGDAIVSRIAARDAL; encoded by the exons ATGGTAGATGGAAGTCTGAAGCTGGAGGTCTCCTTTCTCAATGCATTACTC ATACCAGACATGTTCCCTCTCTTATCTGCTGCTCAGAAAGCACTTGTCTCCAAATCACGCGATTCCTTATCAACCCGAACTCTTCATTCTGAGCTTGTCTACGACTACTCTGGCTCTAAACAT ATTAGAGAATCATTGAACCGATGTGGGATATCTGAAAGCTCTACTTACATTCTAGCTGCCCGGTTCAATGCTTCTCCCCTTGag atggaGGAGGTAGCGAAGTTGATCAGCGGGAAGGAAATTGACTTGGAGGAATTGAAGACGAAAGCCAATCAAGCCAATATTTTAAAG caTTACAAGATAACTAGCCAAGAACTTGGGATATCCTCTCTCGGAGATGCCATTGTTTCCAGGATCGCTGCACGCGACGCTTTGTAA
- the LOC108841354 gene encoding uncharacterized protein LOC108841354, which yields MEYSNMKQHHQYGAYAEPRISFSSGFAATKNDMIKYKEAPVSSDDFEFGVNNFSMITADEIFFDGMILPLKEEANTTKRMSTLREELSEEENDSPRSKSKGSSGWWRERLGFAKSKKDHKRNSFYHH from the coding sequence atggagTACTCGAACATGAAGCAACATCATCAGTACGGTGCATATGCAGAGCCAAGAATCTCGTTTTCCAGCGGTTTCGCAGCTACTAAGAACGACATGATCAAGTACAAGGAGGCACCGGTGTCGTCAGATGATTTTGAGTTCGGTGTCAACAACTTCTCAATGATCACAGCAGATGAAATCTTCTTTGATGGCATGATCTTACCACTCAAGGAAGAAGCCAACACGACGAAGAGAATGTCAACTTTGAGGGAGGAACTCAGCGAAGAAGAAAATGATTCGCCGAGAAGCAAATCAAAAGGGTCCAGTGGTTGGTGGAGAGAGAGGTTAGGATTCGCGAAGTCCAAGAAAGATCACAAGAGAAATTCTTTTTATCACCATTAG